Proteins encoded together in one Mycobacterium simiae window:
- the mftF gene encoding mycofactocin biosynthesis glycosyltransferase MftF (Members of this protein family, MftF, are glycosyltransferases, members of PF00535 (glycosyl transferase family 2). The encoding gene is found as part of the mycofactocin cassette, in Mycobacterium tuberculosis, many other Actinobacteria, and occasional members of other lineages. Mycofactocin itself, a putative redox carrier, is a heavily modified derivative of the C-terminal Val-Tyr dipeptide of the mycofactocin precursor MftA (TIGR03969).) — MSSPRLPDGFAVQVDRRVRVLGDGSALLGGSPTRLLKLAPAAQDMISDGRLKVRDEVSAALARTLLDATVAHPRPAGGPSHRDVTVVIPVRDNVSGVRRLLNSLRGLRVIVVDDGSLTPIRPEDFAGTHCDIEVLHHPRSRGPAAARNTGLAACTTDFVAFLDSDVAPRRGWLEALLGHFCDPTVALVAPRIVGLAHSENVVARYEAVHSSLDLGQREAPVLPHSTVSYVPSAAIICRRAALCEVGGFDETMQSGEDVDLCWRLIEAGARLRYEPIALVAHDHRTQLRDWLARKAFYGGSAAPLSVRHPDKTAPVVISGWALMAWILMALGTSLSQLTSILIALLTGRRIANAMRGTETSFTDVLVIAARGLWSAALQLASAICRHYWPVALVAAILSRHCRRVVVVAAVMDGVVDWLRRRDATSDDAEPIGLLTYLLLKRVDDLAYGLGLWWGVVRERNLRALKPQIRS; from the coding sequence GGCCGCCCAGGACATGATCTCTGACGGCCGGCTGAAGGTGCGCGACGAAGTCAGCGCTGCGCTCGCCCGCACCCTCCTGGACGCCACCGTCGCACATCCGCGCCCCGCGGGTGGCCCGTCGCACCGTGACGTCACCGTGGTAATCCCGGTGCGCGACAACGTTTCTGGCGTGCGACGCCTGCTGAACTCGCTGCGTGGCCTGCGGGTGATCGTGGTGGATGACGGTTCCCTGACACCCATTCGCCCCGAAGACTTCGCGGGCACGCACTGCGACATCGAGGTGTTGCACCACCCCCGCAGCCGGGGTCCAGCCGCGGCGCGCAACACCGGCCTGGCGGCGTGCACCACCGACTTTGTGGCGTTCCTGGACTCCGACGTGGCGCCGCGGCGCGGCTGGCTCGAAGCCCTTCTCGGTCACTTCTGCGACCCCACCGTGGCGCTGGTGGCGCCGCGCATCGTGGGCCTGGCGCACAGCGAGAATGTGGTGGCGCGATACGAGGCGGTGCACTCCTCGCTGGACCTCGGGCAGCGCGAGGCGCCGGTGTTGCCGCATAGCACCGTCTCCTACGTCCCGAGCGCGGCGATCATCTGTCGCCGTGCGGCGCTGTGCGAGGTCGGTGGGTTCGACGAGACCATGCAGTCCGGCGAGGACGTCGACCTGTGCTGGCGGCTCATCGAAGCCGGTGCCCGGCTGCGCTACGAGCCGATTGCGCTCGTCGCCCACGACCACCGCACCCAACTGCGGGATTGGCTTGCGCGCAAGGCATTCTACGGTGGTTCTGCGGCGCCGCTGTCGGTGCGCCACCCAGACAAGACGGCCCCGGTGGTGATCTCCGGCTGGGCCTTGATGGCCTGGATACTGATGGCCCTGGGCACCAGCCTGTCCCAGCTGACGTCGATCCTGATCGCGTTGCTGACCGGTCGGCGCATCGCCAACGCCATGCGGGGCACCGAGACCTCGTTCACCGACGTGCTGGTGATCGCGGCGCGCGGCTTGTGGTCGGCCGCCCTGCAGCTCGCTTCGGCCATCTGCCGGCACTACTGGCCGGTGGCACTGGTTGCGGCGATCCTGTCGCGTCACTGTCGGCGCGTCGTGGTGGTCGCGGCGGTAATGGACGGCGTGGTGGACTGGCTCCGCCGCCGGGACGCGACCAGTGACGACGCCGAGCCGATCGGACTGCTGACCTATCTGCTGCTCAAACGCGTCGACGACCTGGCCTACGGGTTGGGGCTGTGGTGGGGCGTGGTGCGTGAGCGCAACCTACGCGCGCTCAAACCGCAGATCCGTAGCTAG